In the genome of Harmonia axyridis chromosome 4, icHarAxyr1.1, whole genome shotgun sequence, the window TAGAAAAAGTGCCCATTTCTTAAATTTAGGGATGAATCCATTATAttgatatattgaattcattatatttttgacTTTAATTCAGcgaatatttgtttttctcGTCCTCTCCTCAAAGATGgcatattttgaaacaattcttTCACTACAATCAAGCCATTAAGTGACACTAGATGATTTAGTCGCATTGATGCCTTTAAACCTCTTCGATATCCgctgaatgaaatatttaattcactAAGACATAGCTGAAGACACACTAACGGCACTACCGTCTATCCTACTTGTCATGGGATTGAAACCTCTGAGATTGAAACCCTATCAAAGataattaacaatttcaaattcatcACATTGTTGGTATCACGTAGTAtgaaattctctacaatttaaACGTTTGCAACAATCTTGATCCCCCACACTGTAGAAAAcgatatttaaattttaaagaCAAAACATGAAGGAATTAAGTGTTTTAGATAACTCTGAACCGAAAAAGGATTTTTTATTCAATCACATTTCAAAAAGGTTTTCTTTCATCTTACGTTCTCACTTTTCCCAATTATTTAgttaattataaattaatatatttggaaaaaaacaaaGTACTAAAACAAACTAATGCAACAGTGttttaattaaaataataaatattaatggACATTAAATATACATTATAGTTGTTTGATAAATTCCGAGAAAAATGTCACTATCGATATTAGTTAATTGGGAAAAAAATCCCTAAAGTACAATTATAACCCTTTTCACATAATTCACTGAAGATAATAAAGACTTCTCCATAAAATTCCCAATTTCACACTGCTTCAACAAACATATAATATATAAGAATAAATCCTcatgatttcaaattttcataattacATGACAAACTGATGCAGTTAATATAAAGAATTGGTTCTCCAATGTCATCCTCGAAGACGTGTCTGAAAAATTTAGTACCACCTATAGAAAGCATAATTATTCTACTTCGCCAAATTCATCctttgaattttcatatttttctattaAACAACTATTAATAGATCATCAGATTAAATTCTATATCATTTGGACATTATATCACAATTTCTCCGTTATATACAATGCACAAGTTACTGAAATAAGAATTACAAGTATTGATCTGACTGGGCTTTTACAGAGCAAAcataatgaacataaaattttttaacaAAAGACAGGAAATCACATTATCCGAAATCATCGTTCAGTCAACATTCCCTCAATGTTTTCTCCTCCTCGGAGCTCTATTGTGATGTAAGAGGGGACAAGCCCACTTGCCGACTATCAGCCGGTGGAGGAGTCTCCAGATTATTAAGCAGCTGCTGAAGCCAGTGATTCGTTGATTTATCCTCTTGCAAACAATTAGCGAATGTATTGTCCCTCAATTGATCAGGAAGACATTGTCTTAGCGCTTCACGagcactgaaaaatattttttttcatacaagACTGCTTTACTGTTTAGATCATAAGCTGTTAATTCCCCAAAAGCAACACTATGATGGATTGctccagaaaaaattgaaatataattaaacagataaatttaataaaaaacccAAAGTGTGATAGCACTAGGAATATTTGATGATTAGAACTGATGTAATCATGCTCACCGAGGATTATCTGAAAGTCGGAGATAACAACGGACCACATGCTTGAGTAGTCGAGCAGAAGGTTCTTTAGCCAGAGAAATGACCATTTTACCCTAAAATCATACAATGAACATAAACCAACACATAATTTCAAAATCCTCATTTACTCACGAGTATCATTGCAACATGACTGAATCTATCATATGTTTGACAAATATATGATAAACCACTATCATCAAGAAGGATTTTTTGCAAAATGAAGGTGGCCACAGTCTTACTAAGCTCAGAACCTGATTCCATAATTCTCAAACACAGAGGAATGATTTCCGTAGTCAAGAGGAAAGTAATTACTTCTTGCTCATCAGTCTACAATAAAAGCAGGTCTCTAGATGCTCTAGAACTCAAATCATGATAAACTCACCTTAACGAGAGCTCCAATTACTCCCAAACTAGTTAAACGTAAATATTCAAATGGACGTGTCTTTGACACTGTATGTAAAAAAGGATACAAAAATAAGGGTATATGTGCTAACAAAAACTGAGATCTAGTATCCGGATGTGAAGCAACACATTGAAGTAGTGCCAAAGCATTGCATACCCTAGAAAAAGAtgattgtataaaaaaaaaagttaaagcccaaaattaaaaaaaaaacatgatttTAATGGTACCTATTCGACTGTTGAGCTGTCAGAGTAGCAGGATTGATTGCTGgatatatattaattatttcttgGAGAAGTGCTGCAATAGTGCCAAAACTGTTCCATAACATTGGGGCTAAATCAGGAACTACCTCCCTTTTTTTACTGAAATCAATAATACATCATTCTAGGGTTCCATTAAACTTATCCCTTCTTTACCTCAGCTCTGGAAGTGCATTCTCTCTAGTTTCTGGATTAGTGAGTTCTAAAATCCATTGATACACCCGATCTCTATCTACCGCTTGAACAGCTGTAGTTGATTGGGAGGTCATTTTACTATTAACTTTTCAGATTGACAATTAATGAAATGCTATCTTAATGTAGTCATTAATAGATTTCTAGTTCCAAAGCTATTATTATTGCAGTCTGAGAATCAGATGCTGAAAGTTTTCGGAAAATAAAATTGGTTAGTGACAAGTGACAACTGACATTGTCAGTTTGCCAGCTGTGGGaccggaaaacatagaattaTTATTCTAAATCCTTATTCTGTGGGATCTACTGGCATTTTTGGAGCAAACGTCCAGTGTTGCCAATCAAGCGCCTTATGCTCCTTCCAGGTATTCTAAGGCGCTAACTAATCTGAAATCTCACAGAACATTAATCTAGCTAGAGCATAGACCTTATATCAATTATcaatgatattaggtctatgagcTAGAGAAATGAATTTAGTTTATCTATGGCCAGgaccaaaataaatattttggttttcaaacaataaaatataaattttagtCCATTCAGATtacaataagtttttttttcataatagaatatttctaataacttttcTCATTGGAAatttaaaataaagaaaaattttctaatgttgAAAGATGGCAATCTTGGATAGAAAGAACCTTTGAATTCAGTAACAACAATAACAAAGAAGTATTTTATTATCTGCTCAATGTTTAATCGCACAATAGTCAATTATACCGCACTACCGAACAATGACCGGAAATTGAACTGAAATTCTGCGATTTACCAtagttttttcatataaaatttaaagCAAGTGTTACTCTcaacatgaaattattttccttaattaaatttttgcttATCAATCTCACGTTGAAAGAATGTTATTCTTATAGACCTGTGTTTTTAATGCATGGTATTGTAACTGGCAGCATAAGTATGGATCTCATAAAGTTACGCATACAAAAGGTTTGTAAGAAAATCTAGAAcatttgattgaaattattaCTAATAACATTTCAGTTACACCCAGGAACTATAGTTTACAATACTAATAAATTCAGTGGCTGGTCAAGTGTGGAAAGTATGTGGTATCAAGTACAGCAACTGCTTTTAGACATAAAGAATATCACTAAACGTCATCCTGAAGGAATAcatctattaggtagaataatGTAAAAATAGCATGCTTTGGTAAAGCAATTCTTGCTTCACTTTGCACTTTTTTGAATTAACTAATTGAAATAACCAATATCTTTCAGGATATTCTCAAGGAGCTCTCTTGGCACGTTCAATATTACAAGCATTTCCAGAGCATAATgttagaaatttcatttcgctAAGTGGGCCACAAGCTGGGCAATATGGAAGTAAGAGGCGTTAcatcaaattattcattaatgactaatatttaaaatttttagcgAAATTCTTGCATTTAATATTTCCTGGCTTAGCTCTTAAAGAAGcatatgaattattttattccaGAGTTGGTCAGCACACATCTGTGGGGAATTATTGGAATGACCCCTTTCATAAAGAATTGTATTATAATTACTCTCAATACCTGCCTTATATCAACAATGAGTTGAAATCAACAAGAAGTGCTCAGTTCAGAAATGCATTGacaaaattgaacaaaatgGTATTGATCGGAGGTCCCGATGACAATGTTATAACTCCCTGGGAGTCTAGGTAATATATGAAGTGTGTGAATGAAACGTACAGACTGattatatcatatttttttttagtcaaTTTGGTTTTTACAATGAAAACTTGACTGTGGTCAATCTGATAAGCCAACCGATATATACTGAGGATCGAATAGGATTAAAAACTTTACACGAAAGTGGACGTTTAGATCTCATCACAGTTCCTGGTGTGAACCATTTTATGTGGCACCTAAACGTATCTATTGTAAATAATTACATCATCAATTATCTTGATTGAAAACCGATATTATAAAAGTGTTACGAAAGATAGTACAAATGAAATTGACaaatatattttagtagaagtattttctatttatttattccttcgTATCCCTATTAAAACACCTATCCTTTAATTCTTTCTTTGAAAAGAATAAACAAGTAAATTACCAGGAGGTGAACATTGACAACTTTGTtggatatacactgtgtccgtaaagtatggaacaaattcatttttagctaaacagaccattttaagaaataatcctgtaacacgtcgattttttattttaatttgccgtattttaaaataataatcaaatatacagagtgaattactttcgagtaatgacgtcaccgtaattttttttttaatggagcacccccattttgtttcaattttcggattactctagctgagctgattccaaaaatgttttacatgttgattccaattggtacagagtggacaaaaatacaatagatttGTGTgtactcataaagtaacgcttaccattctttattagttaaattaacaatattatcaaaaatacttattgtctagaggcaattggtttgaatgtaacaccctgtagtttgttacattttttagattaataaaaatgagctgtttccaaacatgtttgatacttgtggtctagcagacagaatatgaaagaaatgatttcttatcaatttaaaaacatgttatgaatgtaacaaactacagggtgatacattcaaaccaattgcctctagacaataagtatttttgataatattgttaatttaactaataaagaatgttacacgttactttatgagcacacacaaatctattgtatttttgtccatcctgtaccaattggaatcaacatataatacatttttggtatcagctcagctagagtaatccgaaaattgagacaaaatcttaaaaaaaaatgacggtgacgtcattactcaaaaataattcaccctgtatattacatcattatttcaaaatacggtaaattaaaatcaaaaatcgatgtgtttcaggatcatttcttaaaagggtctgtttagctaaaaatgaatttgttcataCTTAACGGACACAGTCTAGAAGGTACCTTTTtgtgatttcaatatttttttgtaaactAAAAGAATTTGTTCCTTTTCGAAGTCTAAACCGTCAGGGCTTCAAATGGCGGATGCGCTAGGAACTTGCTATTTATTATAAATGGTGGAGGAGCAAAATATAAAATGGTTATGaaataaagagaaaattgcggaatttccgaaaaactttCTCAATATTGGCGCTAATAACGAACGGAAGAAGAATTGCATAAGTCTTCCTATCAGGTTTTACGGCAAACAGATGAAGCTGCCCGATAAGTATCAACATCTAAGATAAGATAATAAAGCGTAGCGCGGTATCGCAATTCCGATAAAGGTATTATTTATTgtcttcgaaaataatagtaGCAGTTCCGTTAAATACATCGAATGTTTCAATGCTCAAGAGACTCTTCAGTACCAGCCACTCGCATTCTTTCTCAGAAGACGAGGGAGTGTACAGGAGGAAATCTGCTATACAGATCTTGGCGCCGAATGATGGAGACAAAGAGTTCAAGAGCTCTGTGAGGAAGGTGTCCAAGAGTTTAGAGTGAGTAGAATTTTATCTTTTAACagtttatttaaaaaaagacTGGCTTATTCTATGATCGTCTGGAGACCACAGAATTCGCTGATCTTGACAGTTCATAGAATGATTATTTAATCCATAGGGCATAGACTaatgtttatttttaaaatatggCCTATGTTACACTTATTATTCTATTCGTTTGAAGTTGAACATCACGATTCTTAGTAATAGGAACAATCTATTATCTTGGTGAAAGAAAGCTGCttggaaaaatatctgattGATATTCGACTTAGGAAAGATAAGCTTTCGCATCTGTAGATTGTAAACGGACGTTGATCAATTTTTCTGGGTTATCGATTTCTATGTATACAATCTGAATACATTGTTCAAATGaaacaatgtcattcaaacttTACAAGGCAACATAAGCTATCTTATTATTCTTGCagttataaatttattatttttaaattctttgATGAAAAGTTTAATGATACTAGCTTCCGGTTTTTACTTTtggaatattttaatgaaagcCTTATTTTCCCTAAAAAATCAAGATTTAACAAcacaaaacaataaaataatatcttTATTTTTCTCTCACGAATTTTCTCTTCACAGGGACGAGAAAAAAATCCGAGCTgccatagaaaataatgaattcatcaGACACGTCATCTCAGAAAAGAGATTTGAAGCCATCTTCCGCACGATCTTCTCCCAAGAAGTGAAAAAAGGCGAGCAGATAATCAGAGAGGGAGAAATAGGCTCGGAACTGTACATCTCAGCTTCCGGAAAGTTCGAAATCTACAACAGAGGTGGCGGAACGCTGCTAACCTTCGATGACACCAGAGTTTTCGGAGAACTAGCCTTACTTTACAACGAGAAACGAAAAGCCTCAGTACGAGCCTTAACGAAAGGCAGATTATGGGTGCTCCAAAACAAGACCTTCAAGGAGATAGTCCACCGgtcggaagaagaagaaagaaaggaATTGGTGTTCTTCCTCGGAAAGGTCCCTACCTTGAACACGGTGCCTTCAGACACTCTTGGTTTTGTGGCAGGTCTCCTCATCCCAAAATTCTTCGAATCGGGCGTTGACATAGTCCAAGAAGGTGAAAAAGGCCACTCTTTCTTCATTATCCGGGCAGGGTCAGTAAAGGTGAAGACAAAAGGAGATGGAACGGTCGCAACTTTGTCCACTGGCCAGTATTTTGGCGAGATGGCCCTCATCAACGAAGACGTTAGAAAGGCGACAGTCCAAGCAGAACCACCAGGTTGTGAATGCCTGGTCTTGAGCCGAAAACACTTCATAAAACACTTCGGGGACGTCAAAGACTTCCGAAGGATTTCAGCGACTAACAGAATCAAGAACCTTTCACTCAAAGAAGATCACAAATACCAAGATCTAGACCTTAGGGAACTGAAGAGGGTTAGGACGATAGGTGCTGGTGGTTTTGGTCGTGTGGATTTAGTACAGCACAGGAAGGATGTCGACTTGGTGTTCGCGCTCAAATACCTCAAGAAGTACAAGTGCATGCTGCAAGAACAGAGGGAACACGTGTTGAACGAGAAAAACGTCCAGATGAACTGTAGTTGTCCTTTCATAATAAGGATGTTCAAAACATTTAGGGACTCTCGATATCTTTACTTTCTGATGGAGGCTCAACTAGGTGGAGATTTGTGGAGACTCATGTACTACACCAGGAGGAAGCCTTTCGACGAGCAAGATGCTAGATTCTACGTTGGTTGCGTTATTGAGGCTTTTCTTTATTTGCACGAACGAGGCATAATTTACAGGGACTTAAAACCAGAGAACCTCCTGATAGCCAATGATGGTTACGTCAAACTCACAGATTTTGGTTTCGCTAAGATCATAGGAACCAATAGGACACATAGTATGGTTGGTACTCCCGATTACATGCCCCCTGAAATAGTTCTGAACGAGAGCCATGACAGAGCAGTGGACTGTTGGACTTTGGGCATCTTCATCTACGAGCTGATCACCCTGAAGACTCCTTTCAAAACCTGCTGCGACCGTGACACGTACAAACTCATTCTAAAAGGTCTGGAGCACTGCAGATTTCCCAGCCACGTTTCTGTGAAAGCCAAGAATTTGATAAGTAAACTGTGTCAGTACAGGCCAACAGATAGGTTGGGCTACTCCAAGAATGGAGTTGGAGATGTTAAGAAACATCATTGGTTTGCTCACTTCGATTGGAGCGACCTCAAGCGGTTGAAAATGAAGGCGCCGCATGTTCCAAAACTTATTGGGAATCTTGATTTGAGCTACTTTGGTTCTTATAAAGATGATGATGCGGAAGTACCTGAAGTTATAACTAATTGGGATGATGAATTCTGAGATATTTTGAAGGAGTCTTATTGGTTTTTTAGATCTCTAAAAGTTGAGGTTTGTGATATCTGAGTTCAACCCCTAAGGCTGACTTCAGTTATCTTATCCGACTTCGCTAACTGGTGACAGTTAgttaattctcaggaaaatcaatAGCACACTAAAAAATCAATTGGTAAGATCTCGTTCCAAATCTATAGATAGACAAAGCTTCTTTTCCACCATCTAACTTTCTGAATGAGTTAGTGTAGTTgagaataaatttgatttgatttattataaagCGTCAAAATACATTCGTAAAATAGCTCACTGAAATTATGACTTGTATTTAGGAAATACCAATAAGTTTGCATTGTCATCGATATCACACATGTTCTGGAAAAATACGATAtgataacaaaatataattgaagaatttttctaAACCATCAAGTTTTCATAAGTTTCAAGAGGTCAGAAGCTAATTTGGCTATCTTAAGGACTTTTCAAACTTAATTGCTGCTTTTGTAGCCAAAATTCGAGGAGATCTTTTTTCTGCTATAAAGTTTACATTTAATGGAAAGCTCCAGATCAAATGGTCATTGTGCTAAATTAATAGGCACCTTTAGATTCTTGTCCAAAaggaaaaaatcatcatttagaTTGTATATTTAGGctgtatttttataaaaaaataaagactaATTTTGaatcctactttttgtgatttATTTC includes:
- the LOC123677735 gene encoding lysosomal thioesterase PPT2 homolog, producing the protein MKLFSLIKFLLINLTLKECYSYRPVFLMHGIVTGSISMDLIKLRIQKLHPGTIVYNTNKFSGWSSVESMWYQVQQLLLDIKNITKRHPEGIHLLGYSQGALLARSILQAFPEHNVRNFISLSGPQAGQYGTKFLHLIFPGLALKEAYELFYSRVGQHTSVGNYWNDPFHKELYYNYSQYLPYINNELKSTRSAQFRNALTKLNKMVLIGGPDDNVITPWESSQFGFYNENLTVVNLISQPIYTEDRIGLKTLHESGRLDLITVPGVNHFMWHLNVSIVNNYIINYLD
- the LOC123677734 gene encoding CCR4-NOT transcription complex subunit 9; this translates as MTSQSTTAVQAVDRDRVYQWILELTNPETRENALPELSKKREVVPDLAPMLWNSFGTIAALLQEIINIYPAINPATLTAQQSNRVCNALALLQCVASHPDTRSQFLLAHIPLFLYPFLHTVSKTRPFEYLRLTSLGVIGALVKTDEQEVITFLLTTEIIPLCLRIMESGSELSKTVATFILQKILLDDSGLSYICQTYDRFSHVAMILGKMVISLAKEPSARLLKHVVRCYLRLSDNPRAREALRQCLPDQLRDNTFANCLQEDKSTNHWLQQLLNNLETPPPADSRQVGLSPLTSQ
- the LOC123677737 gene encoding cGMP-dependent protein kinase, isozyme 1-like yields the protein MLKRLFSTSHSHSFSEDEGVYRRKSAIQILAPNDGDKEFKSSVRKVSKSLEDEKKIRAAIENNEFIRHVISEKRFEAIFRTIFSQEVKKGEQIIREGEIGSELYISASGKFEIYNRGGGTLLTFDDTRVFGELALLYNEKRKASVRALTKGRLWVLQNKTFKEIVHRSEEEERKELVFFLGKVPTLNTVPSDTLGFVAGLLIPKFFESGVDIVQEGEKGHSFFIIRAGSVKVKTKGDGTVATLSTGQYFGEMALINEDVRKATVQAEPPGCECLVLSRKHFIKHFGDVKDFRRISATNRIKNLSLKEDHKYQDLDLRELKRVRTIGAGGFGRVDLVQHRKDVDLVFALKYLKKYKCMLQEQREHVLNEKNVQMNCSCPFIIRMFKTFRDSRYLYFLMEAQLGGDLWRLMYYTRRKPFDEQDARFYVGCVIEAFLYLHERGIIYRDLKPENLLIANDGYVKLTDFGFAKIIGTNRTHSMVGTPDYMPPEIVLNESHDRAVDCWTLGIFIYELITLKTPFKTCCDRDTYKLILKGLEHCRFPSHVSVKAKNLISKLCQYRPTDRLGYSKNGVGDVKKHHWFAHFDWSDLKRLKMKAPHVPKLIGNLDLSYFGSYKDDDAEVPEVITNWDDEF